The Candidatus Saccharibacteria bacterium sequence CGCCTATTAGTGATGATGAGCTGCCGGTTATTGAAGATCTGGCCGCAAGAATGGAGCGCGAGCTAGAGAAACGCCCCGGGGCGATACGAATTAACGTTAAGGTGGGTGATCCAAAGATTACATACAGGGAATTCGTGCATTGTTTGTCAGAGTAAGGCAGTGATCTGCGATTTCAGAATGGCCCGGGGCTATTGCTATAATGGATCTAAGGAGCCTTAATCTATGATTCGTTTAAAAACAAAATTATTTACTATTGGCGATACGACACTTCTTCGTTTGCCCGATGAGATAAGTGCAGAATTGCCGTCACGTAGCCAAGTAATGGTAAAAGGCTCGCTAAATGGTTACGAATTTCAAACGGCACTTGAACCAGATGGCAATTGGAGCCACTGGCTGGCCATTGATGAAAAAATGCGAACGGCCACAGGTGTAAAGGCGGGTGATACGGTAGCATTGGACTTTGAAGTAACGAAAGATTGGATAGAGCCGACTATTCCAAGTGACCTACAAAAGGCACTTGATGCCGATCCTGAAGTGTTTGCGTTATGGTCGCGGGTAACGCCAATGGCGCGCTGGGAGTGGATTCGCTGGATAGCTTCAACTGCAAATCCAGAGACCCGTGCGAAACGCATTGTCGTGTCGTTTTCGAAACTTCGTCATGGCGAGCGTCGCCCATGCTGTTTTAACCGTGCGATGTGTACTAATCCGCATGTATCAAAAGGCGGCCGGCTTCTTGATCCGACAAGAACGGAGAACTAAGGAGAGTGGAGAGACTATGAAAGCAATATGGAACAACGAAATAATTGCAGAGGCAGATAAAGACGATCTGATTCGTATTGAAGGCAACTGGTACTTTCCATCGAACAGTATTAAAAAAGAATACTTTTCGCCGAGCGACCTGCATACAATATGCCCCTGGAAAGGCGAAGCGAGCTATTATAACGTGACGGTTGACGGCAACGTGAACGAGGATGCCGCGTGGTACTACCCGCAGCCAAAAGATGGTTCGGTAGAGCGAGTGAGGAAAGACTTTACGAATTTTGTTGCGTTTTGGCGCGGCGTAGAAGTTACCGATTAGGTTATTCGCGTCGTAAGGCGTCTAGCGGATTGATTCGTGCTGCACGGCGTGATGGGAAGAACACCACAAGCATACCAACGACGACCATGAAGAGGATAAGGGATCCAATAAGCCAAAGTGGTGTTGAGAATAAGTCAAATCCGCCCTCGACGCCGCGTTGGCGTGCCAGACTGTTCATGATTTGATTGACGATTTCGCCACCTGCTATGGCTAAAAGTATGCCGATGACGGCGCCAAGAACCGACAAGAGGAATGCTTCAAGAACGAACAGGCGTCGCATATCGCGGTTGCGCGAGCCCATGGCCATCATAAGTCCAATCTCTTGGGTGCGTTCAAGAAGCGAAATGGTAAGCGTGTTGAACATGCCTAGCACTGATACGATCATGCCGATTGCTCCAAAGCCGCCAAGTACGATAGTGAAGAACTTGAATACCTGGTTGATTTGGTCGAGGGTGTCGACAGGTGATGCGGTTTCGAACCCAAGGCTTTCAATCTGTTTTCGGAGCGCCGATACTTGCGTTGTATCCTCCACAACAACCTTTGCTTGCGAATAATAGGGCACACCGGCAGCATCGAAAATACCAAGAGGGATAAACAGCTCGCCACCCGAACCAGAATCGACGACGCCGACAATTTCGAACGCATACTTGAGCGTCTCCTGGTTGGCTCCGATTCCTGAAATCGGAATGACTACCTCGATTGTTTTACCAAGAGCAGTCTTGTCGTCGCTAATACCTAGCGATGTTAGCGCGGCTCGGTTAACGACAACCTGTTTTGAATCGGTGTTTTTAAGAAGACGGCCGGCTGATAAATTAAGCGAGCTAAGGTCTTGGTACGTTTCATCGACGCCATATGTGACCATGTCTATTGCGGCGCCATTATAACTAAGGCTACCAGGGAATGAGTATGATTTTCCGACGCGTTGTACCGATCCAAGATCACCCATTTTATTTGTTGCGTCACTGTTGAGTTTGATAATTTTTGAGTTCGGCGAGGTGACGTCGATTGCTTTAATTGATTCATCGCCAACCACCTGTTCGGTGACGAGTTTTTGAAGCCCTAAGCCAAATGAAACCAAAAAGAATATCGCGCCAACGCCAATAACGATTCCAAAAACCGTAAGAAAGGTTCGAAGTTTATTCGCGAGTAAGTTACGAGTAGCGATGAAAAAGAGGAGTTTCAGTGATATCGCTTTGTGTTTGGATCGGGGTTTCACTATACTGACTCCTTGGTTTGCTTTGAAAGTTGGGCGATACGTTCTTGCATTTCACGCATAAGCTCGTCGGTTGTTTCTTGAATATTTTTCCCCTTTAGCTCCTTCACCTGGCCGTCCTCGATATGAAGCAGGTGATCGGCAAGTGGCAAGTATTCCATGTTGTGCGTGACAAGAATAATGGTTCGCTGCTGGTCGGCATTCGCTTTTTTAAGAAGGTTCATAATCATGACGCCATTCTTGCTATCGAGGCTTCCGGTTGGTTCGTCGGCAATAATAAACAGAGGGTCGTTTATGAGCGCCCTGGCCATGGCGACACGTTGTTGCTCACCACCAGATAAGTGAGATGGATATTTTTTGGCGTAAGACTGCATACCGACCCTTTCGAGCGAGTGAAGGGCTTTTTCGTGTGCTTCTTTTCGGCTGTGGCCTAAAAAGTAGGCGGGCATAGAAACGTTATCGATAACACTGAGGCTCTTTACCCAATAATTTTGCTGGTAGACGATGCCGATATGGCGCGCGCGAAAATGAGCAAGAGCGTCGGGCCTTAGACTATATATGTCTTGGCTACTAAACGTAATAGAGCCCGTGGTGGGGCGTTGAAGCCCGGTAAGGATATTAAGAAGTGTTGATTTACCAGATCCAGATGGGCCGTAAATGATGTTGAACGAGTGAGGGTGCATTTGAAAGCTAATATCGTGAAGTATCGGCAGGCTGGTTTTGTTGACGATAAATGTTTGATGTACATTTTGCGCGTTAATTAGCGTTTCGCCGTCGATTTTTAATCGTTCCTCCATACTAGAATCCGAACACTTTCTGTAGTGAATCCAGGATAACGGTCAGGACGCTATCGGATGCACGGCTTATGATTGCTGATTGGGTTTCGCCTTTGCCTTCGTTGGCGGCGCGGTCTTTAGAGAGGGGCTGGATGCTGTAGACTTTTGATGTTGGAAGGTCGGAGACAATAACGATATGCTCGGTTCCGAGCTGACCGTCTTCGGCGGTTTTGTTATTAAATACAGTGACATTTGAACCCTCGGCGTAGGCCACTTGGCTGCTGGCGGGCTCGTCGGTACGCCACGATACGATTACCTGGCCACGAGCTTCGGCGCCTGTTCCGCGGATAGACGATTCAATAACGATATTTGATATTTTTGGCGGTCGTGTGTCGAGTGCCGTCTTGAACTGCTGGCGATCTGATGTAGCGAGGTTGCCCCCCGGATCGCGGCTTTGCGCCACGAGGAAGTAGATGCTGTCGTCTTCTAGATTGCGAAGCGTGAGCTCGTGTTCGGTGACAAGTTTGGCGTCTTGAATATCGGTTCCGCCCGTACCTACTTTTCCGTAGGTAACAAGCGAAGTAGAAGGAACGTTGGTTGTCCAGCTCACCTTTTGTGTACTGGTTGGCTGTCCAGGAACAGGTTGGAATCGTAGATTGGCAACACGTGGTCGTGCTGGTGTAGTGAACGAGGCAATACTTCCGTCGTATTCGTTGCCTTCGTTGTCGAATGCAACAAGTTTATAGAAGTATTTTGCGCCGTCATCGAGGCCGTCGAGCGCGACCGAATAGGTCGATTCACTGGTTGAGGTATTGATGCTTTGTAGGCCTCCAAAACTCTCGCTTTTACCGTAGTAGATATCGA is a genomic window containing:
- a CDS encoding DUF1905 domain-containing protein, coding for MIRLKTKLFTIGDTTLLRLPDEISAELPSRSQVMVKGSLNGYEFQTALEPDGNWSHWLAIDEKMRTATGVKAGDTVALDFEVTKDWIEPTIPSDLQKALDADPEVFALWSRVTPMARWEWIRWIASTANPETRAKRIVVSFSKLRHGERRPCCFNRAMCTNPHVSKGGRLLDPTRTEN
- a CDS encoding DUF427 domain-containing protein, which gives rise to MKAIWNNEIIAEADKDDLIRIEGNWYFPSNSIKKEYFSPSDLHTICPWKGEASYYNVTVDGNVNEDAAWYYPQPKDGSVERVRKDFTNFVAFWRGVEVTD
- a CDS encoding ABC transporter permease → MKPRSKHKAISLKLLFFIATRNLLANKLRTFLTVFGIVIGVGAIFFLVSFGLGLQKLVTEQVVGDESIKAIDVTSPNSKIIKLNSDATNKMGDLGSVQRVGKSYSFPGSLSYNGAAIDMVTYGVDETYQDLSSLNLSAGRLLKNTDSKQVVVNRAALTSLGISDDKTALGKTIEVVIPISGIGANQETLKYAFEIVGVVDSGSGGELFIPLGIFDAAGVPYYSQAKVVVEDTTQVSALRKQIESLGFETASPVDTLDQINQVFKFFTIVLGGFGAIGMIVSVLGMFNTLTISLLERTQEIGLMMAMGSRNRDMRRLFVLEAFLLSVLGAVIGILLAIAGGEIVNQIMNSLARQRGVEGGFDLFSTPLWLIGSLILFMVVVGMLVVFFPSRRAARINPLDALRRE
- a CDS encoding ABC transporter ATP-binding protein; protein product: MEERLKIDGETLINAQNVHQTFIVNKTSLPILHDISFQMHPHSFNIIYGPSGSGKSTLLNILTGLQRPTTGSITFSSQDIYSLRPDALAHFRARHIGIVYQQNYWVKSLSVIDNVSMPAYFLGHSRKEAHEKALHSLERVGMQSYAKKYPSHLSGGEQQRVAMARALINDPLFIIADEPTGSLDSKNGVMIMNLLKKANADQQRTIILVTHNMEYLPLADHLLHIEDGQVKELKGKNIQETTDELMREMQERIAQLSKQTKESV